A region of the Caballeronia sp. TF1N1 genome:
CCCACCCGCCGCCTAGCGCCTTCACTAATCCCACCGACGAGACCATCCGCTGTCCCGCGATATTCGCCAGCTTCTGCTGCGCCGTGAACGCCGTGGTTTGCGCGGTCAGCACGTTGATGAACGCGACCGTCCCCGCCTTGTACTGATTGTTGATGATCGCGAGCGCCTGCTGCGCCGACTCCACCGCCTGCTGCTGCACGACGACTTCCTTCTCGAGAATGCGCAGCGAAGCGAGATTGTCTTCGACATCCTGAAACGCCGTCAGCACCGTCTGCCGATACGTCGCGACATTCTGGTCGTAAGCGGCACGCGCGGCGTCCGTGCGGGCGGCGCGCAAACCGCCATCGAAAATGGTTGCGGCGATGTCCGGGCCGAGCGTCCAGAAACGCGACGGCGCGCGCAGCAATTGCGACAACACCGAGCTTTCGAAGCCGCCCTGCGCGGAGAGCGTGAGCGTGGGAAAGTACGCCGCGATTTCCACGCCGATCTGTTCGTTCGCCGCCGCAGCCTTCCGTTCGGCCGATGCGATATCCGGCCGCCGTTCGAGAATCGCGGATGGCATCTGCGCGGGCACGGTCGGCGGCGTGGCATCGAGCGGCATCTGCGCCAGCGAGAAGGTCGAAGCCGCCTCGCCGATAAGCACGGCGATGGCATGCTCGTACTGCGCGCGCGCGACGCCGTTATCGATTGCCGATGCCTGCGCCGACTGCAACTGCGTCTGCGCCTGAATCACGTCCGAGCGCGCGACGATTCCTTGCCCATACTGATTCTGCGTGAGCTTCAGCGACTGCTGATAAGCGGCGACGGTATCGTCCAGAAGCCGTTGTTGCGCGTCGAGCGAGCGCAACTGGAAGTAGGTCTGCGCGAGCGTGCCTTGCGCGGACAGACGCGCGTTCGCGAGATCGGCTGCCGCGCCCTGCTGGCCGGCCTTCTGCGCCGATACCGTGCGGCTCACGCTGCCCCAGAGATCAGGCTCCCAAGTGGCATCGAGCGATGCGCTGAAGCTGTTGCCGACAGTGCTGGAACTGTTGCCGAACGTAGAGGTGCTCGTGGAACGCGTGCCCGCACCTTGCCCAGAGCGCGACCCCGAAGCCGACGCACCGATGGTCGGGAAATATGCCGCGCGCGCCTCGCCGACGAGCGCCCGCGCCTGCCGATAAGCCGCCGCATATTGCGCAACCGTCTGGTTCGACTGATTCAGCCGCGCTTCGAGGTCGTTGAGCGTTGCGTCGTCGTAAATGGTCCACCACGTTCCGCGATCGGTCTGATCGGCGGGTTGCGCGACTTTCCAGCCTTCGGGCGCTTCCTTATAGGACGCGGGCATTGCCGTGGACGGGCGCTGATAGTCGGGACCGACCGCGCAACCGGCGAAGGACAACGCCAGCGTGGCCGCAAGCGCAGTGGCGGAAAGGCGCAGCGAGGATGAAACAGCGAGGCGAGACGGCATCTGCTTTCGAAATTCCTGTCGGCGGCGCTTCGTCCGATACGACGAATGCGACTGCCGAGATGGTAACGGAACGCTCGCGAAGCCGGTCGTGGGACTTGCGCGCGAGCGTCAGGCAGACGTTAGGGTAACGGCTTCGGCGTAAGGTGGGTGTTACGCGGCAGCGGAAATCGGTTACGACGCGTTACGCGCTTCAGGCGCCGCCTGCTCCGCCGCTACTGGAGCAAGCGCACGGCGCGGGAAGCAAGGTGCGGTTGGATGCACGCGCGGGCTTTTCAGTCTTACGCCGCTGCCGATTCTCGAACCATCCCATGGCCAGCACGATGAACGAACCGCCCGGCATCAGGAACACGATCAGATACAACGCGAATTTCCACGAGTTCAGATTCGGCGGGACGAACTGACGGGATGCGTTGGCGATCGAGCTGCTGACTTGGCCGAAACGTCGGCCGGCGGTGCGGGCAAAGCGGGTCATCGAAGGGTCCTTGGGGCGTCGCGAACGACGCATCGGGCGATCAGAACATGGTCTCGGGTGGCGCATGTCGCGCGTAACTCGGTGCCTTAAATAATATTGACTATGCAAGTAGTTTTCAAGATACTACCGATTGCTTTTTTCGGAATGTTGCTTTTCCGGGACGTCGCATAGCTTTGCGCGTCGTCCCACGGACCGTCGAATGACCAGCGAACCGCTTTACGATCCGGCCACGATTCAACTCGACATTAGCCTCGGCTACTACCTTGCGAAGGCTCGCAACGTGTTGATCGCGCGAACTGACGAAGCGCTGCGGCCGCTCGATCTGACGTCGCAGCAAATCGGCGCGCTGCTTTTCCTGGCAGCGGGTCGAGCGCGCACGCCGCTGGAACTGTCGCGCGAGATGTCTTACGACAGCGGTTCCATGACGCGCATGCTGGACCGGCTGGAGAAGAAGGGATTCATCGGCCGCACGCGTAGCGACGCGGACCGGCGCATCGTCGAACTGAATCTGACGGACCGTGGCCGCGCCGCCGCCGCGCAACTGCCCGCGCTTGGCGCTGCGGTGCTGAACGAGCAGTTGGAAGGCTTCAGCCGGGCCGAACTCGATCTTCTGACGTCGATGCTAGCGCGCATCATCGGCAATTCGCCTGGTGCTGGCCGCGCAGGTTGCGTCGGATGTGTGGAAGACGCCGAGGAGTGACCAAGCAGCGGCAACGTAGCCGCCAAAAGCCGCGCATTTTGCTGTCTGGGCAGAGAATGCCGCGGCACGGACTTTCGAACGCATAAGAGAAAAGATATGTCGACGACCGCGACTGCCGAACCCGCCACGCCCGCGCCGCGTCCGCTCACGGGCGGCATCCTCGCCTTGCTGACAATGGGCTTGGCGCTCGGCACCTTCATGGAAGTGCTCGACACATCCATCGCCAATGTCGCCGTGCCGACCATTTCAGGAAGTCTGGGCGTCGCGACGAGCGAAGGCACGTGGGTAATTTCCTCGTACTCGGTTGCATCCGCGATCGCCGTGCCGCTCACCGGCTGGCTCGCGCGCCGCGTCGGCGAAGTGAAACTGTTCACTATCTCCGTGCTGTTGTTTTCCGTGGCGTCGGCGCTTTGCGGCTTCGCGCATAACTTCGAATCGCTCATCGGCTTCCGGCTGCTGCAAGGCCTCGTATCCGGCCCCATGGTGCCGCTGTCGCAAACCATCCTCATGCGCAGCTATCCGCCGGAAAAACGCGGACTCGCGCTCGGTTTGTGGGCAATGACTGTCATCGTCGCGCCAATTTTCGGTCCCGTGATGGGCGGCTATATCACCGACAACTACACGTGGCCGTGGATCTTCTATATCAATGTGCCGATCGGCATCTTTTCGGCGGCGATTGCGTACTTTCTCCTGCGCGGACATGAGACCAAGACGACGCGACAGCGCATCGACGCCGTCGGGCTCAGTTTGCTCGTGATCGGCGTCGCGAGCCTGCAGATGATGCTCGATCTCGGCAAGGACCGCGACTGGTTCAACTCGACGTTCATCGTCACGCTGGCGATCGTCGCGGCGGTATCGCTCGCGTTCATGTTCGCGTGGGAAGTGACGGAAAAAGAACCGGTGATCGACCTGTCGCTGTTCCGCGACCGCAATTTCGCAATGGGCGTGATGATCACTTCGCTGGGCTTTCTCGCGTTCTTCGGCTCGGTCGTGGTGTTGCCGCTGTGGCTGCAAACCGTGCTCGGCTTTACGCCGTGGCTCGCGGGTCTTGCAACCGCGCCGGTCGGCATACTCGCGCTCGTGCTCTCGCCGATGATCGGGCAAAACATGCATCGCATGAATCTGCGCGTGGTCGCGAGCTTCGCGTTTATCGTGTTTGCGTTCGTGTCGTACTGGAACTCGACTTTCACGCTCGATACGCCCTTTAGCCACATCATCTTTCCTCGTCTGATTCAGGGCATTGGCGTCGCGTGCTTCTTCGTGCCGATGACGACCATCACGCTATCGAGCGTCTCCGACGAACGGCTCGCGGGCGCGGCGGGGCTGTCGAATTTTCTGCGGACCTTGTCGGGCGCGATAGGCACGGCGGTCAGCACGACCTTCTGGGAGAACGACATGATCCGCCATCATTCCGTGCTCACGGAGTCGGTGAGCGCCTATTCGCAGGGCACGACCGCTTATTCGGACCTTCTGTCGGGACTGGGGCTTTCAGGGCAGGCACTGACGGCGCAACTGGACCGCGTGGTGTCGGCGCAGGCGTACATGATGTCGACCAACGACTTCTTCCGCATTTCCTTCTATGCGTTTCTCGTGCTCGCCGCGATGGTCTGGCTGACGCGCCCGAGGAAAGGCGCGTCGGCGACGACGGGACACTGACGCCTATTGCGGCGTGAGCGGTTCGCCCGACTGGCCCGGCTGGCTGTCGAGATTGAGCGGTACAGGCTGCGGATTCGTCTGCACGGCTTGCGGCGTTGCGCTCACGGGGCGCGTCGCGCCATTGCGCACGAACTGCTTGAAATCCGCGCCCGCTTGCCACGGACCCGGTTGGCAGCCGAGCGGACTGTCGCAATGCGCGGCGAAACCGATCGTGGCCGTGCCTTCGTTGCTCGGCGTCTTGGTGATCTGGTAAGCAAGCGCACGCTTGCCGCTCGACGGTCCTGCCGTCTGAATGATCGAATCCGTGATTGCCTGAAGCTTGTACTCCGAATGATTCGTCACCCAGACTTGCGCGCGCGCCCACCAGGCGTCGCATTCCAGCTTGCTCATGCAGGTGAGCGGCGCGG
Encoded here:
- a CDS encoding efflux transporter outer membrane subunit, whose product is MPSRLAVSSSLRLSATALAATLALSFAGCAVGPDYQRPSTAMPASYKEAPEGWKVAQPADQTDRGTWWTIYDDATLNDLEARLNQSNQTVAQYAAAYRQARALVGEARAAYFPTIGASASGSRSGQGAGTRSTSTSTFGNSSSTVGNSFSASLDATWEPDLWGSVSRTVSAQKAGQQGAAADLANARLSAQGTLAQTYFQLRSLDAQQRLLDDTVAAYQQSLKLTQNQYGQGIVARSDVIQAQTQLQSAQASAIDNGVARAQYEHAIAVLIGEAASTFSLAQMPLDATPPTVPAQMPSAILERRPDIASAERKAAAANEQIGVEIAAYFPTLTLSAQGGFESSVLSQLLRAPSRFWTLGPDIAATIFDGGLRAARTDAARAAYDQNVATYRQTVLTAFQDVEDNLASLRILEKEVVVQQQAVESAQQALAIINNQYKAGTVAFINVLTAQTTAFTAQQKLANIAGQRMVSSVGLVKALGGGWDVAQMDQETGAVQPPASASASASASASASASASASASASASASASASASDIVSQTLSASDKRASAD
- a CDS encoding DHA2 family efflux MFS transporter permease subunit — protein: MSTTATAEPATPAPRPLTGGILALLTMGLALGTFMEVLDTSIANVAVPTISGSLGVATSEGTWVISSYSVASAIAVPLTGWLARRVGEVKLFTISVLLFSVASALCGFAHNFESLIGFRLLQGLVSGPMVPLSQTILMRSYPPEKRGLALGLWAMTVIVAPIFGPVMGGYITDNYTWPWIFYINVPIGIFSAAIAYFLLRGHETKTTRQRIDAVGLSLLVIGVASLQMMLDLGKDRDWFNSTFIVTLAIVAAVSLAFMFAWEVTEKEPVIDLSLFRDRNFAMGVMITSLGFLAFFGSVVVLPLWLQTVLGFTPWLAGLATAPVGILALVLSPMIGQNMHRMNLRVVASFAFIVFAFVSYWNSTFTLDTPFSHIIFPRLIQGIGVACFFVPMTTITLSSVSDERLAGAAGLSNFLRTLSGAIGTAVSTTFWENDMIRHHSVLTESVSAYSQGTTAYSDLLSGLGLSGQALTAQLDRVVSAQAYMMSTNDFFRISFYAFLVLAAMVWLTRPRKGASATTGH
- a CDS encoding MarR family winged helix-turn-helix transcriptional regulator, which encodes MTSEPLYDPATIQLDISLGYYLAKARNVLIARTDEALRPLDLTSQQIGALLFLAAGRARTPLELSREMSYDSGSMTRMLDRLEKKGFIGRTRSDADRRIVELNLTDRGRAAAAQLPALGAAVLNEQLEGFSRAELDLLTSMLARIIGNSPGAGRAGCVGCVEDAEE